In one window of Mercurialis annua linkage group LG4, ddMerAnnu1.2, whole genome shotgun sequence DNA:
- the LOC126677396 gene encoding uncharacterized protein LOC126677396, with product MSTLYPSEAHLQYEEEVLRAPFSVKLWWRYLVALREAPFKKRFVIYERSVKALPGSYKLWHAYLREGLEIVSNLPIIHSQYQTLNNTFERALVTMHKMPRIWIMYLQSLTKQQLITRARKTFDRALCALPVTQHNPIWELYLKFVSQEGIPIETSLRVYRRYLKYDPSHIEDFIEFLVTSQLWQESAERLASVLNDDHFYSIKRKTKHTLWLELCDLLTRHAEEVSGLNVDAIIRGGISKFTDEVGSLWTSLADYCIRTGLFEKARDIFEEGMTSVVTVRDFSVIFDAYSQFEESMVAHKMENLDLSDEEDDSLEDEKLEDVRLEVNSKFEKTILKGFWLHDVKDVDLMLARLEYLMDRRPELANSVLLRQNPHNVEQWHRRVKLFEGNPTKQILTYTEAVRTVDPMKAVGKPHTLWVAFAKLYETHNDLVNARVIFDKAVQVNYKTVDNLASIWCEWTEMELRHKNFNAALELLRRATAEPSVEVKRRVAADGNEPVQMRLHKCLRLWTFYVDMEEGLGDLESTREVYERILDLKIATPQIVINYALLLEEEKYFEDAFKVYERGVKIFRYPHVKDLWVTYLSKFVKRYGKTKLERARELFEHAISMAPADAVKPLYLEYAKLEEDCGLAKRAMQVYDQSTKAVPNNEKLGMYEIYIARAAEIFGVPKTREIYEQAIEAGLPDKDVKAMCLKYAKLEKNLGEIDRGRAIYVFASQFADPRSDADFWNEWHEFEVQHGNEGTFREMLRLKRSVSASYSQTHFILPEYLMQKDQRLNIDEAKDKLKGAGVPEDEMAALERQLTAPLANNTTAKDSGRKVGFVSAGVESQTDDGVVKLNANREDIELPEESDSEDDETVEITQKDVPSAVFGGLGGKRREMETADDTTAAAKDNDGEGRLGALARLKRQRLDWLLGLSVVK from the coding sequence ATGTCGACTCTTTACCCATCTGAAGCGCATCTTCAATACGAAGAAGAAGTCTTGCGAGCCCCCTTTAGTGTCAAGCTATGGTGGCGCTACCTGGTGGCCCTCCGTGAAGCTCCGTTCAAGAAGCGGTTTGTGATTTATGAGAGGTCAGTTAAGGCTTTACCTGGTAGTTATAAGCTCTGGCATGCTTATCTTAGAGAGGGTCTTGAAATTGTTAGCAACTTACCCATTATTCATTCTCAATATCAAACCCTAAATAATACATTTGAAAGAGCTTTGGTTACGATGCATAAAATGCCCAGAATTTGGATTATGTACTTGCAGAGTTTGACGAAGCAGCAGTTGATTACGCGTGCCAGGAAAACTTTTGATCGAGCGCTCTGTGCGTTGCCTGTTACGCAGCATAATCCCATTTGGGAGCTGTATTTGAAGTTTGTGAGTCAGGAGGGTATTCCGATTGAGACTTCGCTTAGGGTTTATAGGAGGTACTTGAAGTATGATCCTAGTCATATTGAGGATTTCATTGAGTTTTTGGTGACTTCTCAGCTCTGGCAAGAGTCGGCGGAGAGGCTAGCTTCGGTGTTGAATGATGATCACTTTTATTCGATCAAAAGGAAAACGAAGCATACGCTGTGGTTAGAATTGTGTGATTTGCTTACTAGGCATGCGGAGGAGGTGTCTGGGTTAAATGTAGATGCTATTATTAGAGGTGGTATTAGCAAGTTTACAGATGAGGTTGGCAGCTTGTGGACATCGCTTGCTGATTATTGTATCAGGACAGGGTTGTTTGAGAAGGCAAGGGATATTTTTGAGGAGGGTATGACTAGTGTGGTTACAGTGAGAGATTTCAGTGTTATTTTTGATGCATATTCACAGTTTGAAGAGAGTATGGTTGCTCATAAGATGGAGAATTTAGACTTGAGTGATGAGGAAGATGATTCCCTGGAGGACGAGAAGCTTGAAGATGTTCGTTTGGAAGTAAATTCCAAGTTTGAGAAAACGATACTTAAAGGATTTTGGTTACATGATGTTAAAGATGTAGATTTGATGCTGGCCCGGTTGGAATATCTCATGGACAGGAGGCCAGAATTGGCTAATAGTGTACTTCTACGGCAAAATCCACATAATGTGGAACAATGGCACAGGAGGGTTAAGCTTTTTGAGGGTAATCCAACTAAGCAGATACTGACTTATACCGAGGCAGTCAGGACAGTTGATCCTATGAAAGCAGTGGGGAAACCCCACACATTGTGGGTTGCTTTCGCTAAGCTGTATGAAACTCACAATGATCTTGTCAATGCAAGGGTAATTTTTGACAAGGCAGTGCAAGTGAACTATAAAACTGTAGATAATCTAGCTAGCATTTGGTGTGAATGGACTGAAATGGAACTTAGACACAAAAACTTCAATGCTGCACTGGAGCTGTTGAGACGGGCCACAGCAGAACCATCAGTTGAGGTCAAACGGAGAGTTGCTGCTGATGGCAATGAACCAGTACAGATGAGGCTGCACAAGTGCCTTAGACTCTGGACCTTCTATGTCGACATGGAAGAGGGACTCGGAGACTTGGAGTCCACGCGTGAAGTTTATGAGCGGATACTGGACCTTAAAATAGCCACACCACAGATTGTTATCAATTATGCTTTGCttctagaagaagaaaaatattttgaagatGCTTTCAAGGTATATGAAAGGGGAGTGAAAATATTCAGATACCCTCACGTGAAAGACTTATGGGTCACATATCTTTCAAAGTTTGTGAAAAGATACGGGAAGACAAAATTGGAACGGGCAAGAGAGTTGTTTGAACATGCTATCAGCATGGCCCCTGCGGATGCGGTGAAACCTTTGTACCTTGAATATGCGAAGCTGGAAGAAGACTGTGGTTTGGCAAAGCGAGCTATGCAGGTTTATGATCAATCAACTAAAGCTGTCCCTAATAATGAAAAGTTGGGAATGTATGAAATCTATATTGCCCGTGCTGCTGAGATATTTGGTGTCCCCAAGACAAGAGAGATTTATGAGCAAGCCATTGAGGCCGGGCTCCCCGACAAAGATGTAAAAGCAATGTGTTTGAAGTATGCCAAGCTGGAAAAGAACTTGGGAGAAATTGATCGTGGGCGTGCCATATATGTATTTGCATCTCAGTTTGCTGATCCACGATCTGATGCCGATTTCTGGAATGAGTGGCATGAATTCGAGGTGCAACATGGGAACGAGGGCACGTTCCGGGAAATGTTGCGTTTGAAACGAAGTGTTTCTGCAAGCTATAGCCAGACGCACTTTATCCTGCCAGAGTATTTGATGCAGAAGGATCAAAGGCTAAACATTGATGAGGCTAAAGACAAGCTGAAAGGAGCTGGGGTCCCTGAGGACGAAATGGCTGCTCTAGAAAGGCAGTTAACCGCCCCGTTGGCCAACAATACAACTGCAAAAGATAGCGGCAGGAAAGTCGGGTTTGTAAGTGCTGGGGTAGAATCCCAGACCGATGATGGAGTGGTGAAGCTTAATGCAAACCGTGAGGACATCGAACTACCAGAAGAAAGCGACTCCGAAGATGATGAAACAGTTGAAATTACGCAAAAAGATGTTCCATCTGCTGTCTTTGGAGGACTGGGTGGGAAGAGGCGCGAGATGGAAACCGCAGATGATACCACTGCCGCCGCAAAGGACAACGATGGCGAAGGCCGACTTGGTGCGCTTGCCAGACTGAAAAGGCAAAGACTAGACTGGTTACTTGGACTTTCAGTTGTGAAATAG
- the LOC126677409 gene encoding glutathione S-transferase T1-like: MELKVYVHRLSQPARAVLLLCKSAGIEFEEVFIDLTTKQQKTPEFLEINPLGQVPAISHGDFNLYESHAILIYLASAFPGVADHWYPSDLQKRAKVHAVLDWHHSNLRRGSVLFSLNTTLGPVFGFPVSEEGAAEGEKLLSSSLSTIESVFLNDNGSFLLGADKPSIADLSLVCEILQFETLKEEDRKRIMEPHKKVQKWVDDVKNATKAHFDDIHETLYGFCAMLKQKSA; encoded by the exons ATGGAGCTGAAAGTTTACGTGCATCGTCTGTCTCAGCCAGCACGCGCTGTTCTCCTTCTCTGCAA GTCTGCTGGTATAGAATTTGAGGAGGTCTTCATTGACTTGACTACAAAGCAGCAAAAGACCCCTGAATTTTTAG AGATCAATCCTTTGGGGCAAGTACCAGCTATTTCTCATGGAGATTTTAACCTATATGAGAG CCATGCTATACTTATTTATCTTGCCTCTGCATTCCCTGGAGTTGCAGATCACTG GTATCCAAGTGATCTTCAAAAGAGAGCCAAGGTTCACGCTGTGTTGGACTGGCACCACTCTAATCTACGCCGTGGTTCAG TTTTGTTTAGTCTAAACACAACACTGGGTCCTGTATTTGGATTTCCCGTAAGCGAAGAAGGAGCTGCTGAAGGCGAGAAGCTTTTATCTTCGTCTCTGTCTACGATTGAGTCAGTTTTCCTCAATGATAATGGCTCATTCTTGCTCGGAGCAGACAAACCATCGATAGCAGATCTCAGCCTTGTCTGTGAAATCCTGCAATTTGAG ACTCTGAAAGAAGAAGACCGCAAACGTATCATGGAACCACACAAGAAAGTTCAGAAATGGGTGGATGATGTTAAAAATGCAACGAAAGCTCACTTCGATGACATTCATGAAACTCTATACGGTTTCTGTGCAATGCTGAAGCAGAAGTCAGCATGA
- the LOC126677406 gene encoding glutathione S-transferase T1-like has product MELKVYVHRVSQPSRALLIFNKMNGIEFEEISIDLTKGQHKSPEFLEINPMGQVPAIVHVDFKLFESHAIYIYLASVYGVADHWYPSDLQKRAKVHSVLDWHHSNLRRGSVLYVLNTKLAPAFGLPLNPQAAAEGEKLLLCALNTIDTVWLTDSGPFLVGAEQPSVADLSLVCEIMQFEFLDEDDRSRILGPYKRVQKWIEDVKDATKSHFDEVHDTLYKFSAMLKQKQKPAGEKSEA; this is encoded by the exons ATGGAGCTGAAAGTTTATGTTCATCGCGTGTCCCAGCCATCACGCGCTCTGCTCATCTTCAACAA GATGAATGGAATTGAATTTGAGGAGATCTCGATAGATTTAACCAAGGGGCAGCACAAGTCTCCTGAATTCTTAG AGATAAATCCCATGGGACAAGTACCAGCTATTGTTCATGTAGACTTTAAGCTATTTGAAAG CCATGCAATCTATATCTATCTCGCATCTGTATATGGAGTTGCAGATCACTG GTATCCAAGTGATCTTCAAAAAAGAGCCAAGGTTCATTCTGTGTTGGACTGGCATCACTCCAATCTACGCCGTGGTTCAG TTTTGTATGTTTTAAACACAAAACTAGCTCCTGCATTCGGCTTGCCACTGAACCCGCAAGCAGCTGCTGAAGGCGAGAAGCTTTTATTGTGTGCTCTGAATACTATAGACACGGTTTGGCTCACCGATAGCGGACCATTCTTGGTTGGAGCAGAGCAACCATCAGTAGCAGATCTCAGCCTGGTCTGTGAGATCATGCAATTTGAG TTTCTGGATGAAGATGACCGCAGCCGAATTCTGGGACCTTACAAAAGAGTTCAGAAGTGGATTGAGGATGTAAAGGATGCAACAAAATCTCATTTTGATGAAGTTCATGATACCCTTTATAAATTCAGCGCAATGCTGAAGCAGAAGCAGAAGCCAGCAGGAGAGAAGAGTGAAGCCTAG